Genomic window (Helianthus annuus cultivar XRQ/B chromosome 3, HanXRQr2.0-SUNRISE, whole genome shotgun sequence):
ACCATATACGCCACTAACGCCGCCTGCACCGGCATCATACTCGGGTTATACGCCGCAGACTCCATATACGATCCTTTATACACTTTCCCTTCACAGTCCATCAACGCCACCCCCGACGGACACCCACTGTACGGCGCGTGCGACCCACGCGCCGCCGCCAAAGCCTCACTTTTCAAAAATTCTTTGTTTTTCGCGATCAATTTGCAAAACCCATTTGATAAATCGAACGTATTTTCGTCTTGGTTGATAAAGTTACCATCTTTCGGAGGCGCGTGTGATCCACGCGCCGCCGCTGAAGCCTCTGTTTTAAAAAATTCTTCATTTTTAGCATTTAAATCGGAAAACCCATTTGGTAAATCACACATTTTTTCGTCTTGGATGATAAAGTTACCATCTTTGAGTGTCAATTGGTTGTTATGTTTTTCAAGAATTAGCGGAGTATTTTCATCCAACAAATCAAAGGGACCGAAAGGGTGTGGTAAAATCGACGAAAAGGGTTTGTAATCCGGGTTTTCTTGAGGCTGATCGGTGATTACGATCTGGGTATCGGAGATTCCTCGGAGTTCTTGAAAAAACTGGCGGCAATGGCCGCAAGGGGCGGCGGAGACGGCGAGGTACAGCAGTTTTGCGCCGGCGGCGTGGGCGGCGAGGTTGGTGATGAAAAACTGTTCGCCGTGGATAGTGTGGTGGAGTGGGAGACCGGGGAATTCAATGTTGCCGCCGAAGAAAATCCGGCCGTCGGAGGTTAATCCGACGACGCCGACGGCGAAGTTTGAGATGGGTGGATTGGCAAGATTTTGGGCTGATTTGATAAGTGATGGTAGGAGTTGAGGGAGGGTGAGGTTTTTGGATTTTGCCATTGATTTGGCTTCTTCGGCTTCGATTATGTATGTTTTTGGTGGTAGGTTCATGGTGGTGGtttatgatggtggtggtggtttaggTTAAGTGAAGAGATGAGTGTTTCCGGGTATTGAGGAGTGGATGGGATAGGATGGAGAGGAGTGTGTGTTTAGTATTTATAATGGATTGGTGTTGATGAGGTAGTTGTAGTATACAAATGAAAGATGCATGTTGTTATTGTTCTAGATGTTAATAATCATGATGTGGTAGGCTAGAGTTTGTGTGTAACTCTACAACATTAATGACGGATTTAGGAAATATTTTCTGAGAGTGTGAACAAAAGGTTTAACAACTTTTCAAGAGTTACGATCGGGATTTTCCCTATAAAATAAACTAACTTGTTTTGAAAGGGTTTGCCCGCCCATCAAGTCCTCTACTAGGTCCGCCCCTACCCACAACACGTCAATCGTTAACGAGGTAAAACA
Coding sequences:
- the LOC110928499 gene encoding cytidine deaminase 1 isoform X2, whose translation is MNLPPKTYIIEAEEAKSMAKSKNLTLPQLLPSLIKSAQNLANPPISNFAVGVVGLTSDGRIFFGGNIEFPGLPLHHTIHGEQFFITNLAAHAAGAKLLYLAVSAAPCGHCRQFFQELRGISDTQIVITDQPQENPDYKPFSSILPHPFGPFDLLDENTPLILEKHNNQLTLKDGNFIIQDEKMCDLPNGFSDLNAKNEEFFKTEASAAARGSHAPPKDGNFINQDENTFDLSNGFCKLIAKNKEFLKSEALAAARGSHAPYSGCPSGVALMDCEGKVYKGSYMESAAYNPSMMPVQAALVAYMVAGGGGYEKIVAAVVVEKEGVVVRQEDTARLVLKHLSPKCEFRVVYCN
- the LOC110928499 gene encoding cytidine deaminase 1 isoform X1, with the protein product MNLPPKTYIIEAEEAKSMAKSKNLTLPQLLPSLIKSAQNLANPPISNFAVGVVGLTSDGRIFFGGNIEFPGLPLHHTIHGEQFFITNLAAHAAGAKLLYLAVSAAPCGHCRQFFQELRGISDTQIVITDQPQENPDYKPFSSILPHPFGPFDLLDENTPLILEKHNNQLTLKDGNFIIQDEKMCDLPNGFSDLNAKNEEFFKTEASAAARGSHAPPKDGNFINQDENTFDLSNGFCKLIAKNKEFLKSEALAAARGSHAPYSGCPSGVALMDCEGKVYKGSYMESAAYNPSMMPVQAALVAYMVAGGGGYEKIVAAVVVEKEGVVVRQEDTARLVLKHLSPKCGACVGPTVFLSKGGIIRKEGGCV